The DNA window CGATGCTGAGCAAGTCCGAGCGCAAGGGGCTGATACTCACCACGGCGACCCTGCTGCTGCCGGTGATGCTGGTGCTCTTCGCGAACTCGCGCCATTTCGCGCTGTCGCAGGTCTTCCTGGTGGGCCTCGGGTTCAGCAACCTGATGTACCTGGCGAGCACGAACTCCCTGATACAGACCGTCGTGCCGGACGAGCTGCGCGGGCGCGTCGTGAGCGCGTACATGTTCGCGTTCGTGGGGATGGGGCCGATCGGACAGCTCATGATGGGCGCGGTGGCCCAGGCGGTCGGCGCGCCGGCGGCGTTGACGGCGGGCGGGATCGTGTGCGCGGCGAGCGCGGCGGGGGTGCTGTTGTTCCAGCCGGGGATCAGGCGGCTGACTTAGGCGGCTGCGCGGCGGATAGCGGAGGTGTTTCATTGAAGAGACTGATACTGGTCGTGCTCGCGCTGGCGGCTCAAGGCGCCTGGTCCGCGCAATCCACGCCCCCGACGGGGTGGAGCGCGGACGGATCGCGGATAATCGTGGCGGGGAACCTCTCGGACGGCAAGGGGATATACATCCTCGACTCCGAGGGGCGGAAGCACGAGTACATCCCGTTCGAGCACGAGGTCCTGGCGGTCAAGTGGCCGAACGTGGACGGGCCGATGTGCCTGCTGGCGCGCCACCCGGACGGGCGATACTACCTGTGGTCCGCGAACTCGACCGGGATCATAGACAGGGTGTCCGAGCGCAGCGTGTACGTCGGCCGACTGCCGAGCGCGGGCCTGTTCGACTGCTCGCCGGACGGGCGCTACGTCGTCTTCGCTTCCGGGACTGGAGCGGAGATTGACCTCTGGAGGGCGGACACCGAGCGGACGCCCGACAAGCAGCTCACGAACTCCGGGGGAAGGGATTTCGGCCCCGCGTGGTCTCCGGACGGCAGGCGGATAGCGTTCTCCAGCGAGAGGGGCGGCACCGCCGGAATATGGGTGATGCCGGCGGGCGGCGGACCGGCCAAACGGCTGGTGGACGGGCCCGGGCAGGAACTCGATCCGTCATGGTCGCCGAAGGGAAACGACCTCCTCTACCTGGTGAAGGGCAAGGGCGAGGGCATCTACGCGTGCTCGGCATCCGGCGGGAGCAGCAGGCCGATAGCGGTCGGGGGGCGCGATTATGCCGCGCCTGTCTGGTCTCACACGGGCAAGTGGATATCCTTCGTCTACGGCAGCAACCCCGCGAACCTCTTCTGCACGCCGGCCGACAAAGCGAAGGGCTACGGCCCCTACTACCAGACCAGTTTCGACCGATCGGCCGGCCTGAAGGTGGAGACCCGCGCGTCCGCATGGTCCCCGTCTCGCGACCAGCTCGTGTTCGCGACATACGAGACGGGCAAGATGACCGTCAGGCTGGCGAACATATCTCCCGGTTACGGGGCCGTGCCGAGGGACATATACATGGATCCGGGGATCTTCGGCGCGGGGAAGATCAACACCGGCACCGACCGCTGATCGAAGGAGCGACGCATGTCTCAACACGGGGTGGCCCCCTACGACCGCATCGTCCGGGATTTCCGACAGCTCGACTCCGCGGAGACGCTCCGCACCACCTGGGACGTCGAGCGCCTGATCCTCATGCAGTCCGTGCAGGGGCACGCGCACGAGGGACACGGGGTGTTCTACGGCGTCAGGTACTCGAACACGACGATGGACGACATCTCGAGGGCGCTCCGGCTCGACCCCGTCGCGATCCGCGAGGACCGGCAGCGCCTGATTGACGGCATCGGGCAGTACGCGGACAGGGTGCTCGCCGGGGAGGAGCGCCCCCCGCTCGAGGACGATGAAGGGCTCCCGCTGCTCAATACGGCCTCGCTGAGGGGCCTGGACGTCTCGGGCATGGAGGTCCTGCGCGGGCTGTATGCCGGTGGGCTCCGCGACGACACGGAGGTCCGATTCGCGGCCGAGGAGCGCTACGGCATCACCATCGGAGGCGGCAAGTGCTGCCTGGTGGACACGCGCGTCATGCATCAGCTCGAGCTGAACGGCGACATACTGGCCCACGGCGCGCACGAGGACATGATCCAGTACTACCGCGACGTGGGGCTGATCGTGGCGGACGAGGGGCCGGACGGCGAGGGCGTCGAGTACATGTACATCCGGCACAGGCGCGGGCGCGGCGCATCCGACGACACGGCGATCGTCGCCGCGGGGATGCTCTGGGGGATCGGGACGGCGGTCGGCGTCTTCCTGGCGGACGCGATAGACACGCTGGAGAAGCACGTCCCCGTTTTCAGCGACCAGGACGGCGGACTCGCGCGGAAGATCCGGGCGGGCTGCGGCGACATCTGCGTCCCGGACGCGGACGTGAGGCACCTCGCGTACCTGTCGGCCGTCCCGGAGAAGGCCCCTATAGAGGTCCCCGACAGCTCGCTCCGCCGGATGCTCGTCGTGGACCGCGGGCACGACATCAACGCGCTGGAGAGCCACTTCCTATTCGTGCAGGGCAGGCGTTACCCGCCGACCCGGATCGGGCACGAGGAAGTGCCGAACAAGGCTTTCTACGAGTACGTGGCCGCCCGACTGCGCAAGTCGCCGGGACCGCTCTAGGCGCGGGGAGCACATGCCGGATGCCGCCAACCTGCCGTCATGCTGAGCTTGACTCAGCATCCACCCGGGGGGTCCTGGATCCTGAATCGAGTTCAGGATGACCACACGTCGTTCAGGATGACGGGCGGTCGTTCAGGATGACGCCGGTACTACATGCGACACACACCGTCAGCCCTGAGTGCTCGGAGCGAAGCGGAGAGTGTATCGAAGGGCGGCCTGCGCGGGGAACGGCCCTCCCGCTAGGGGGACGAAGCGCAGACCCCGCACCTCGCGCATCGGCCGACGTCGCACGGGGGAGTGGGCTCGCCGAGCACTGCCAGTTCGTACTCGCGCCGGAGGTAGTCCTTCCGCACGCCGAGGTCCATGTGGTCCCAGGGCAGAACCTCGCTCACATCCCTCGCACGAGTCGCGTAGAAGGAAGGGTCCACCCCGCCCCGCCGGAACGCCGTCCGCCAGTTGACTCCCTCGCGCGCGGCGGCAAGCAGGGCCTCCCTCAGCCGGCGGTCTCCCCGCGCGAGTACCCCCTGCGCGACGGAGTCCCGGGCGCTCTCCCCGACTACCTCGACCGACTTGACCCCGCCGAGCGAGCAGCGGATGACCGACAGCTTACCGGAGAGCGATTTCTCGCCGTCCATCGCGGCCCACTGGAAGGGCGTCCACGGCTTCGGGACGAAACAGCTTGCCGAGACGGTCACCCTCTCCCAGGCGCGCCCGCCGGCAACTCGGACGGTCAGGTCGGCGATTCCACGGATATCCTCCGGAGCCTCGGTCGGCAGGCCGACCATGTAGTAGAGCTTCAGCCTGCGGAAACCGGCGTCCCAGGCGACGTCGGCGGCGCGCAGAACGTCGTCGTCAGACATGACCTTGTTCAGCACCCGGCGCAGGCGCTCCGACCCCGCTTCCGGGGCGATCGTGAGGGTCTCCTGGCCGCCGCGCCGGAGGGTCTCGGCGATCTCCGGGGTGAGCGCGTCGGCGCGCATGGACGATATCGAGAACTCGCGGCCCCGGTCGGTAAGAGCCGCGCACACGGGGAGCGAGGACGGGTGGTCGAAGACCGAGGCGCTGACCAATCCGACGCGCGCCCGACCCAGGGCGTCCTCCGAGGATCTGACGGCGGCGATCACGCTCTCGGCCGACCGGGCGCGAGGGGGCAGGAACGCATATCCGGCCGCGCAGAACCTGCATTGGCGCCCGCATCCCCTGGCAAGCTCGGTGAGGATCATGCCGGAGAACTCGGTGTCCGGGGTCAGGATCGCCGTCGTCGAAGCGAACTCGTCGAGGCGGCGCACCCACCTGCGCCTGACCCGCCCCGGCGCGCCGTCGAGCGCCTCCATGCCGGAGAGAGCGCCGTCCTCCCGGTAGAGCGGCCGGTACAGGCTCGGCACATAGACCCCTTCGATCGAACTGAGAAGGCGGAGGAGCGCCCGGCGGTCGCGGAACGGGGCGTCGGTCAGCGCACGCACGATCCCCGGGAGGGCTTCCTCCGCTTCGCCGATGAGGAAGGCGTCAACGAACGGCGCGAGCGGCTCGGGGTTGAACGTGACCGCCGGGCCTCCCGCGATCACCAGCGGCTGGTCGGGACCGCGATCCGCGGCGACTTCATCCATGCGTGACAGGGAGAGCGTTCGCAGTAGGTTCGGGTAGTCCATCTCAAACGAGACGGAGAAGGCGACGACGTCGAAGTCCCGGACGGGAGTCAGGGTCTCCATGGACAGCAGGGACTCGCCCGTGCGGCGCAGGTCCTCGAGGGTCTCGGGATCGGGGAGGAACACCCTCTCGCAGGAGGCGCCTTCCGTGTCGTTCAGAATGCGGTAGACGGCGTGAAACCCGAGGCTCGACATGCCGACGCGGTAGGTGTTCGGGAATGCCAGCGCGAAGCGGAGGCCGCCGGCGCGGGGGGTGCGGCTCGCGCCGGTCTCCCTCGAAAGCTGATCTCGAATCCCGCGGATGAGTCGGCTGGACATGGTCTGATGCGGGGAGCGCCGGCGCACCTGCAAAAGGCGCGAACAAGCCGACCCGACCGCCAGGGCGGAGGGATCGGCTTGCTCACATGGTTCGTCGGCAGATCGAGATACTATCTGCGGCGAAGGAACGCCGGTATGTCGAGTTCGTCGGCGTTGGCCGATACGGGCACGCTCTCCCGGGACCCCATGCGGTCGTTCTTCACGGGCCTGGTCGCGTCGAAGCCGGTGGCCAGTACGGTGACCTGAACGGCCCCGTCCATCCGGTCGCTTATGACCGTGCCGAAGATGATGTTCGCGTCGCGCTCGTCGCTCGCCTTGAAGATCACGTCGGCGGACTCGTAGACCTCGGAGAGGGTCAGGTCCGACCCGCCCGTGATGTTGAGGAGCACGCCGCGCGCGCCGTCAATGCTGGTTTCGAGCAGCGGGCTCGATATGGCCGACTGGGCGGCCTCGATGGCGCGGTTCTCGCCCGTCGCGTAGCCGATGCCCATGAGAGCGGCGCCGGCATCCGACATGACGGTCTTCACGTCGGCGAAGTCAACGTTGATCATGCCGGGAACGGTGATGATGTCCGAGACGCCCTGGACGCCCTGCCGGAGGACGTCGTCGGCCATGCGGAAGGCTTCCAGGAGGGTGGCCTTCTTCTCGGTGATGCCGAGCATCTTGTCGTTCGGGATGACGATGATGGTGTCTACCTTGTCGCGGAGGCTCTCGACGCCCTCCTCCGCCACGCGGGACCGGCGCGGTCCCTCGAAGGCAAACGGCTTGGTCACGACACCGACTGTGAGCGCGCTCATCTCCCTCGCGATCTCAGCGATCACCGGGGCCGCCCCGGTGCCGGTGCCCCCGCCCATGCCCGCGGTCACGAAGACCATGTCCGCGCCTTCCAGCGTCTTCTTGATCTCCTGCTTGCTCTCCTCGGCCGCCATGCGCCCGATTTCGGGATCTCCTCCGCAGCCCAGGCCCTTGCAGATGCCCTCGCCCAACTGGAGATGCAGCTCCGCCGCAGACATGTCAAGCACCTGAGCATCCGTGTTCATAGCCAGGAAGTTGACACCGGAGACGCCGCACTCGATCATGCGGTTGACGGCATTCGTCCCGCCTCCACCAACGCCTACTACCTTGATCTTCGCGTACTGATCAGCCATTCTATGCCCCCCCTTTGTTTATTGAAAACCTAGTCCCCACCGATTCCGGCGAGTAAATCCCGAAGCCGTCTCCATACGCGAGGAAGAACGGCCTCGCCCTCACTGTCGCGAGCATTCCCGCGCTCGTGCCTGGCCCAGAACTCGACCAGGCCCACGGCCGTCGCGCACGCCGGGCTGCTCACCGACTCCACCAGTCCCGTAACACCAGTAGGCGACCCGACCCTGGCCGCCATGCCGACAGCCTGTTCCACAAGCTCCGGCAGTCCTCTGAGCAGTGACCCGCCTCCCGTCAGCACAATGCCGGCGGGCACCCTGTCGGCGCATCCTGCCTTCTCTACATGCTCTCGGACCATCTGCAGCAGCTCGACCATGCGAGGTTCGATGATCTCGGCCAGCACCTTCCGGGGAAGCTGCCTGGGCCTCTCGCCGCTCAGACTGACGAACTCAAACGGTTCGTTTTGGTCCTCGCACAGAGTATGAGCTGAGCCGAAGTTCACCTTCAGCCGCTCGGCCTCTTCGATCGAAGTCCTCAGACCTATCGCTATGTCGCGGGTGACATGGCTGCCACCCACCGGCACAACTCCGGAATAGTATATACTACCTCCGACGTAAATGGCAACATCGCTCGTGCCGCCCCCGATATCCACCAGGACCACGCCGAGTTCGGTCTCCGCAGGGGACAGCACGCTCTCGGAGGTGGCGATCGGCTCGAGCACCGTGCCGTCCACTTCGCAGCCCGCCTGGCGGACGCACTTCATGACGTTCTGGATGAAACTGGTCATCCCGGTCACGATGTGCGTCTCGACCTCGAGCCGGTTGCCGTGCATGCCGACGGGCGCGTGCACCCCGTCCTGGCCGTCCACCGAGTACCAGCGGGGGATCGCGTGGACGATTTCCCGGTCGGCCGGCAGGACGATGATCTTCGCGGTATCGAGCAGCCGCTCGACGTCGCCGTCGGTGATCTCGCGCGTCGAGTGCGTGATGGCTATGACGCTCCGGCTGTTCAGGCAGGCGATGTGCTCGCCGGTGACGCCGACGACGACGGAACGGACTTCCTCGCCGGCCATTCTCTGAGCCTTGTCAACCGCGCTGCGGACGGCATCCGTCGTGGACTCGAGGTCAATCACCACGCCTTTTTTCAGGCCGTCGCACGGACTGATGCCGACGCCGATCACCTCGGGCGCAGACCCGGGCGAAGCCTCCGCGATCACCGCGCAGATCTTGGTGGTGCCGATATCGAGTCCGGTTATCAGGCGACTATCCGACAAAATCCACCCCGCACCGCCGATCAGCCGGCGCCGTCTAGGATTCCCTCTTTGAAAGCGCGATCTTCGTCAGCCACTGCCGCCTGATGAGCGACAGGTTCAGGAACAGCCGCCCGCCGAGCACCACGACGGCCGCAAGGAACAGGTCTACGCCGATCTGATCGCCGAGGTACGCGAGCAACCCCGCCAGCAGGGCGTTGACGACGAAGCCGGACAGGAATATGTCGGCCTCGAACTTCTCCTCGATCCCGGCCCTGATGCCGCCTGAGACGGCGTCGAGACCGGCCAGCGCCGCGAGAGAGAGATAGCTCGCGATGTTCGGCGGCACCGACACGTTCATGAAGTATATCGCAAAGAATCCTATCAGGGCGCCCGCCAGGGGCAGCAGCAGAATCACTTTTTGACCTCGACCTCCGGCTCGACAGGCTGGGCGTATTTGAACCTGGTGCTGCCGGAATAGGCCGGCACGACCAGTTCCTTTTTCCTGTATATCCTGACCATGTCCGACAGGTCGTCCACCCGCCACTGGTCCAGGATTCCGCCGCGCATCTTGAGGCCGCTCTCCAGATCGTCGGGCGGACCTATCGCCGTGATCGCGAACGGGGGCGCCATCGGGGCCCCATTGACCTGGATAGTGGGCCCGACGCATCGGATCGAGGTGGTCGCCACTATGCGCTGGTCGTTGACCGAGACGGCTTCCGCGCCGCTAGCGAGCAGCTCGTTCACGAAGTCCCGGATGTCGTAATCGTGTATGTTGTAGTCGTCCACGAACTCCGGGCCCGCATCGGCGGGGGGCCGCTTCTTGCTGTCCTGCAGGATGACCTGCACGCCCTCGCCCCTCGCCTCCAGCAGTCCGGCCTGGAACTTAGCGGTGCGCAGTTCGTCGCGCAGAAGGCCGCTCTGGGACCCGCCTTCGCCGAGGGCGTTCTCGTACTGGGTGATCTTGCCGCGGAGGTCTTCGATCTCGCGCTGAAGGGTCTGGTTGCGCTCCCGCTCGTTCGCCCACGACTGCGCCAGTATCGGCAGGCGGGTGCTGGGGATGCCCGACCCGGTCCTGATGGTCTGCTGGGTCTTCAGCGCCGCCGCGAGCAGCATGCCGAGCACGAGGCTGAGCATCGTGACATGCCATAACCATGAGCTTTTCTTGAGGCCGAAAGGCGCTATCATTACTGGACCAATCCCCGGTGGAGAACCGCGTCCGCCCCGCAGCCCGTCGGCTGAGGCCCGGTGAGTTGCGGCGGCGCGGAATCAAGAGAACCCGAATCGGGCCGCGCCGACGGCTCGAGTCGAGTCGTTGTCAACGGACCGCCTTCAGGACGGCGCGGAGCCCGAACTCCTGAGCTTGAGCGCGGGCGCTTCCGGGCAGGTCACGTCCACGTACTCGAGATTGGGGACGAGTTTGATCGTCTGCCCGGCTTTCTCGAGCTTGTCCTCGATCTGGCGCGGCTGCCCCAACTTGATCAGAAGCCCATCCCCCACATTTAAGCACAAATCATTGTTGCGGTCAACGGTTATTTTGCGGACGCGCATATCGCCCTGCCTGCGCGCCAATTGCAGGCAATTGACGGCTGTCTTGAACGCCGGTATCACGACCGGTTTGCCCGGAACTATCGGGCAAGGCGCCTCGCAGGAGACCACGGGCAGTTTCGGGTCCGGCCGCGCGACCTTGCGGAACGGGATGCCCCGGGCGTCCACCTCGTAAGCCCCTTCGGAAGTCTGCAGAACCAGGTACGCCCGCCGCTCCGTGATGCGGACGATCAGGATATCCGGCACCCGGCGGCTGACCGTGGCTTTCTCGACGATCGGGCTGGCCCGGAGGCGGCGAACTATCGTGTCCGTCTTGAAGAGCAGTATGTTGCTCTTCTCGGGCACCTTCGTGCAGTCGGCGACGAACGCCGCGGGCAGGACGCGGTTACCGTAGACGCGGACGTCGCTTATCTCGAAGACCGGCAATTTGAGGAGCGCGAGCGCCGCCTCTGCCGCCAGGAAGACGAGCAGGACGGAGAAGATGAGCCTGCGAAGGGTGACGAGCCGCCGCCTGCGCCGCCTCGGACGGGCCGGGGACCGCTCCGACATGGTTGTCCGTCTGCGAGAGGTCATGGCTTCTCCAGCGCATACCCGACAAGCCTGTCGAGAAGATCGGGGAACTCGATGCCGGCGGCCTGCGCGGCCTTCGGGAGCAGGCTCGTGGGCGTCATTCCGGGTATCGTGTTCACTTCGAGCATGCAGACGGCCGCGTCGGTCACGATCATATCGGCCCGGGACATGCCCCGGCAGCCGAGCATCAGGTGGGCGCGGCGAGCGTAGTCCTGCGCCAGCTCGTACTTGCCCGCCGGGATTCGCGCCGGCACGATCTTCTCCGTGGCGCCCGGGGTGTACTTGGCGTCATAGTCGTAGAAACCGCTCGCGGGCACTATCTCGACGAGCGGGAGGACCTCGGGTTCATCGTTGCCGAGAACGCCGGCGGTGATCTCGACGCCCCGGACCAACTGCTCGATCAGGATGTCGCGGTCGTATTCGGCGGCGAGCCGGACCGCGTGAATGAGCTCGCCGCGGTCGCGGGCGATCTCCATGCCGATCGTCGAGCCCTGCTCGTTCGGCTTCACTATCAGGGGGTAGCCGATCTCGCCTTCGCATCTGTCGGCGACCGCATCCAGGTCGTCGTTTCGCCTGGCGGCGACCGCCCTGGGCACGGGGATGCCTTCCACCTCGAATACCTTCCGCGCCATGATCTTGTTCATGGCCAGCGCGCTCGCCAGGACCCCGGAGCCGACATAGGGCAGACCGAGCAGTTCGAGCAGGCCCTGCACCGTGCCGTCCTCGCCGAACCTGCCGTGGAGCGCGATGAAGACCACGTCCGGCGCTCGTCGGCCGTTGCGGGTGACGATGCTGTCGAGCGCAACCAGCTCGACGATCCTCTCATCACCGGAGCCTTGCGCGGGCAGGGCGAGAGTCGCCGGCCCGAGGGACTCGGCGCCGATGCGGGCGCTGTCCACGGGATACGCGTCGTACCTAGCCGGATCGAGCCCGGCGAGAATCGCCTTGCCGGTCACCAGCGATATGTCCCGTTCCTCGGACTTGCCGCCCATGATCACGGCGACGTTGAGCTTGTCCATCACCACTCTCCGATTATCCGAACCTCCGGCTGCAGCTCCACTTCGAACCGCTCCCGGACGATGTCCTGCACTTTGATCATCAGCGCGCGGATGTCGGCCGCGCTCGCATCACCCACGTTGAAGAAGAAGTTCGCGTGAATCGCGGAGACCTCGGCCCCGCCGACCCGCAGGCCCTTCCCTCCAGCCTCTTCTATCATCTCTCCGGCGTATCCTCCCGGCGGATTCCTGAAGGTGGAGCCGGCGGTGCCGACCGCGCCCGGCTGGAGCTTTCGGCACGCGAGCAGTTCCTCGCACCGGCACCGGATGTCTTCCGCGGAGCCTTCGCAGAGACCGAAGACGGCCTCGGTGACGATCAGGCCCATCTCGTTCAGCCTGCTCTCCCGGTACCCTAGCCCGAGGTCGTCCGCCTCGACCCTCACCCGGTTTCCGGCCTGATCAACGGCCCGCACGAACCGGAGCGAGTTGGAGACGTAGCCGTAGCGCGTGCCCGCATTCATGAAGACCGCGCCGCCGACGGTTCCCGGAACGCCGGTGAGCCCCTCCAGGCCCGCCAGTCCCCGGGCGGTCGCGGCCTCGACCAGCGCGGGGAGCCTCGCCGCCGCGCCGGCGGTCACCACTGCGCCCTCGACGGAGATTCGGTCGAACCCGCGTCCGAGCTTGACCACCAGGCCTCGAACGCCCTTGTCCGAGACCAGAAGGTTGTACCCTCCGCCGATCAGCGTCAGCGGGATGCCGCCGGCGCGCGCCCACTCGACGAGCGCGCAGAGGCCGTCCTCGTCTTCAGGCAGGGCGAGCAGGTCGGCGGGTCCGCCGACGCGGAACGACGTGTAGGGCTTGAGCGGCTCATCGAACAGCACCCTGCCCTTGATGCGCGGAACGTCTTTGCCCTGATACCGCGGCGGGCTCACGGCGCCGCCTCGCGCTCGGCCAGGCGAACCACGAGTTCCTCGCCGACCGGCCTGATGTCGCCCGCGCCCATGACTATGACGAGGTCGCCTTCGCGCAGATTCGGAAGCAGCGACTCGGCGACGTCGGCCTTGTCGGGAACGAAAGAGACTTCCCTGCCGGGATGCCGCCGCCTGATCGAGTCCGCGATGAGGGAAGAACTGACCCCGGGGATCGGCTTCTCCCGGGCGAGATAGATCTCGGTGAGCACGACGGAGTCGGCGAGGCTCAGGCTCTCGGCGAACTCCCCGACGAAGGCCTGGGTGCGGGTGTACTGGTGCGGCTGAAAGACCGCGACGACCCTGCGGCCGAACGTCCGGGCGGCCTCCATCGTGGCGCGGACCTCGGTCGGGTGGTGCGCGTAGTCGTCCACGACGGTGATCCCGGCGGCTTCCCCGAGAACCTCGAACCGCCGCTCGGCGCCTCTGAACTCCGCGAGGGCGGCCAGCATCGTGTCGAAAGGAAGCCCAAGCTCACGCCCGACGGCGAGCGCCGCGAGCGCGTTCTGGATGTTGTGCCTGCCGGGAGTGTTGAGCGCAAGGCGGCCGACGTTCATGCCGGCGCACACCACCGCGCACGAAGGCCGGGGCGAGTTCCAGTCGGCGTCGTCGGCGCGGAGAAACGCCTCGGGGCTCAGCCCGTAGGTGACCGCGCGGCCGCCCACGGACGGCAGAAGCTCGCGGACGCACGGATCGTCAACGCACAG is part of the Armatimonadota bacterium genome and encodes:
- a CDS encoding D-alanine--D-alanine ligase, with the translated sequence MDKLNVAVIMGGKSEERDISLVTGKAILAGLDPARYDAYPVDSARIGAESLGPATLALPAQGSGDERIVELVALDSIVTRNGRRAPDVVFIALHGRFGEDGTVQGLLELLGLPYVGSGVLASALAMNKIMARKVFEVEGIPVPRAVAARRNDDLDAVADRCEGEIGYPLIVKPNEQGSTIGMEIARDRGELIHAVRLAAEYDRDILIEQLVRGVEITAGVLGNDEPEVLPLVEIVPASGFYDYDAKYTPGATEKIVPARIPAGKYELAQDYARRAHLMLGCRGMSRADMIVTDAAVCMLEVNTIPGMTPTSLLPKAAQAAGIEFPDLLDRLVGYALEKP
- the ftsA gene encoding cell division protein FtsA, with protein sequence MSDSRLITGLDIGTTKICAVIAEASPGSAPEVIGVGISPCDGLKKGVVIDLESTTDAVRSAVDKAQRMAGEEVRSVVVGVTGEHIACLNSRSVIAITHSTREITDGDVERLLDTAKIIVLPADREIVHAIPRWYSVDGQDGVHAPVGMHGNRLEVETHIVTGMTSFIQNVMKCVRQAGCEVDGTVLEPIATSESVLSPAETELGVVLVDIGGGTSDVAIYVGGSIYYSGVVPVGGSHVTRDIAIGLRTSIEEAERLKVNFGSAHTLCEDQNEPFEFVSLSGERPRQLPRKVLAEIIEPRMVELLQMVREHVEKAGCADRVPAGIVLTGGGSLLRGLPELVEQAVGMAARVGSPTGVTGLVESVSSPACATAVGLVEFWARHERGNARDSEGEAVLPRVWRRLRDLLAGIGGD
- a CDS encoding DUF881 domain-containing protein, producing MIAPFGLKKSSWLWHVTMLSLVLGMLLAAALKTQQTIRTGSGIPSTRLPILAQSWANERERNQTLQREIEDLRGKITQYENALGEGGSQSGLLRDELRTAKFQAGLLEARGEGVQVILQDSKKRPPADAGPEFVDDYNIHDYDIRDFVNELLASGAEAVSVNDQRIVATTSIRCVGPTIQVNGAPMAPPFAITAIGPPDDLESGLKMRGGILDQWRVDDLSDMVRIYRKKELVVPAYSGSTRFKYAQPVEPEVEVKK
- a CDS encoding small basic family protein, with the protein product MNVSVPPNIASYLSLAALAGLDAVSGGIRAGIEEKFEADIFLSGFVVNALLAGLLAYLGDQIGVDLFLAAVVVLGGRLFLNLSLIRRQWLTKIALSKRES
- a CDS encoding PD40 domain-containing protein produces the protein MKRLILVVLALAAQGAWSAQSTPPTGWSADGSRIIVAGNLSDGKGIYILDSEGRKHEYIPFEHEVLAVKWPNVDGPMCLLARHPDGRYYLWSANSTGIIDRVSERSVYVGRLPSAGLFDCSPDGRYVVFASGTGAEIDLWRADTERTPDKQLTNSGGRDFGPAWSPDGRRIAFSSERGGTAGIWVMPAGGGPAKRLVDGPGQELDPSWSPKGNDLLYLVKGKGEGIYACSASGGSSRPIAVGGRDYAAPVWSHTGKWISFVYGSNPANLFCTPADKAKGYGPYYQTSFDRSAGLKVETRASAWSPSRDQLVFATYETGKMTVRLANISPGYGAVPRDIYMDPGIFGAGKINTGTDR
- the ftsZ gene encoding cell division protein FtsZ, with product MADQYAKIKVVGVGGGGTNAVNRMIECGVSGVNFLAMNTDAQVLDMSAAELHLQLGEGICKGLGCGGDPEIGRMAAEESKQEIKKTLEGADMVFVTAGMGGGTGTGAAPVIAEIAREMSALTVGVVTKPFAFEGPRRSRVAEEGVESLRDKVDTIIVIPNDKMLGITEKKATLLEAFRMADDVLRQGVQGVSDIITVPGMINVDFADVKTVMSDAGAALMGIGYATGENRAIEAAQSAISSPLLETSIDGARGVLLNITGGSDLTLSEVYESADVIFKASDERDANIIFGTVISDRMDGAVQVTVLATGFDATRPVKNDRMGSRESVPVSANADELDIPAFLRRR
- the murB gene encoding UDP-N-acetylmuramate dehydrogenase, whose amino-acid sequence is MSPPRYQGKDVPRIKGRVLFDEPLKPYTSFRVGGPADLLALPEDEDGLCALVEWARAGGIPLTLIGGGYNLLVSDKGVRGLVVKLGRGFDRISVEGAVVTAGAAARLPALVEAATARGLAGLEGLTGVPGTVGGAVFMNAGTRYGYVSNSLRFVRAVDQAGNRVRVEADDLGLGYRESRLNEMGLIVTEAVFGLCEGSAEDIRCRCEELLACRKLQPGAVGTAGSTFRNPPGGYAGEMIEEAGGKGLRVGGAEVSAIHANFFFNVGDASAADIRALMIKVQDIVRERFEVELQPEVRIIGEW
- a CDS encoding radical SAM protein produces the protein MSSRLIRGIRDQLSRETGASRTPRAGGLRFALAFPNTYRVGMSSLGFHAVYRILNDTEGASCERVFLPDPETLEDLRRTGESLLSMETLTPVRDFDVVAFSVSFEMDYPNLLRTLSLSRMDEVAADRGPDQPLVIAGGPAVTFNPEPLAPFVDAFLIGEAEEALPGIVRALTDAPFRDRRALLRLLSSIEGVYVPSLYRPLYREDGALSGMEALDGAPGRVRRRWVRRLDEFASTTAILTPDTEFSGMILTELARGCGRQCRFCAAGYAFLPPRARSAESVIAAVRSSEDALGRARVGLVSASVFDHPSSLPVCAALTDRGREFSISSMRADALTPEIAETLRRGGQETLTIAPEAGSERLRRVLNKVMSDDDVLRAADVAWDAGFRRLKLYYMVGLPTEAPEDIRGIADLTVRVAGGRAWERVTVSASCFVPKPWTPFQWAAMDGEKSLSGKLSVIRCSLGGVKSVEVVGESARDSVAQGVLARGDRRLREALLAAAREGVNWRTAFRRGGVDPSFYATRARDVSEVLPWDHMDLGVRKDYLRREYELAVLGEPTPPCDVGRCARCGVCASSP
- a CDS encoding UDP-N-acetylmuramate--L-alanine ligase, encoding MLNDALTSKRIHMIGIGGVSMSGLAAVLAERGGRVSGSDIRKSPVTDRLEDRGVRVFEGHDAANVGGAEVVVATAAIPPDNPELVAAREKGLPVIGRAELLGMLMEGTRGIAVAGTHGKTTTTSMVADVLIAGGMDPTVLVGGDFDRLGGNARVGESDVFLTEACEAFSSFLQLRPTIAVVTNIEADHLEFYGSLDGVMAAFRQFLSQVEPAGCAVLCVDDPCVRELLPSVGGRAVTYGLSPEAFLRADDADWNSPRPSCAVVCAGMNVGRLALNTPGRHNIQNALAALAVGRELGLPFDTMLAALAEFRGAERRFEVLGEAAGITVVDDYAHHPTEVRATMEAARTFGRRVVAVFQPHQYTRTQAFVGEFAESLSLADSVVLTEIYLAREKPIPGVSSSLIADSIRRRHPGREVSFVPDKADVAESLLPNLREGDLVIVMGAGDIRPVGEELVVRLAEREAAP
- a CDS encoding FtsQ-type POTRA domain-containing protein is translated as MTSRRRTTMSERSPARPRRRRRRLVTLRRLIFSVLLVFLAAEAALALLKLPVFEISDVRVYGNRVLPAAFVADCTKVPEKSNILLFKTDTIVRRLRASPIVEKATVSRRVPDILIVRITERRAYLVLQTSEGAYEVDARGIPFRKVARPDPKLPVVSCEAPCPIVPGKPVVIPAFKTAVNCLQLARRQGDMRVRKITVDRNNDLCLNVGDGLLIKLGQPRQIEDKLEKAGQTIKLVPNLEYVDVTCPEAPALKLRSSGSAPS